In Micromonospora purpureochromogenes, a single window of DNA contains:
- a CDS encoding Pr6Pr family membrane protein has protein sequence MTLRRRRVAVAFRLAIVISVLAGIVLTALGPATVTGLLPYFTIQSNVAVGLFAAHAGWRAWRARPEPPSALKGAVTLYITITGVVYHLVLANPASPFAMPQPDRALGEALGNQFLHTVVPLLAIADWALFDPRGRLRLRYAAWWLAFPLAYLGFALVRGLVVHRYPYPFIDAGQLGYAGVSVSAVFFAFAFWLLGLLFVGVDRGLSRRVAARPADAPAPAVPAPGPALDDAATETPAARR, from the coding sequence ATGACTCTGCGGCGTCGACGCGTGGCGGTGGCCTTCCGCCTGGCGATCGTCATCAGCGTGCTGGCCGGGATCGTGCTCACCGCGCTCGGTCCGGCCACGGTCACCGGCCTCCTGCCGTACTTCACCATCCAGAGCAACGTCGCGGTCGGGCTCTTCGCCGCCCACGCCGGCTGGCGGGCCTGGCGGGCACGGCCCGAGCCGCCGTCGGCGCTCAAGGGCGCGGTCACCCTCTACATCACCATCACCGGGGTGGTCTACCACCTGGTCCTGGCCAACCCGGCCAGCCCCTTCGCGATGCCCCAGCCGGACCGCGCGCTCGGCGAGGCGCTGGGCAACCAGTTCCTGCACACCGTCGTGCCGCTGCTCGCGATCGCCGACTGGGCGCTGTTCGACCCGCGCGGCCGGCTACGGCTGCGCTACGCCGCCTGGTGGCTGGCCTTCCCGCTGGCGTACCTGGGCTTCGCGCTGGTGCGCGGGCTCGTCGTGCACCGGTACCCGTACCCGTTCATCGACGCCGGGCAGCTCGGCTACGCCGGGGTGTCGGTCAGCGCGGTCTTCTTCGCCTTCGCGTTCTGGCTGCTCGGCCTGCTCTTCGTCGGCGTCGACCGCGGACTGTCCCGGCGGGTCGCCGCCCGACCGGCCGACGCCCCGGCGCCCGCCGTTCCCGCGCCGGGCCCGGCCCTCGACGACGCCGCGACGGAGACACCCGCCGCCCGGCGGTGA
- a CDS encoding amylo-alpha-1,6-glucosidase, with protein MRQERVHVVAGNAFAASDAQGDMEVDPRAPVGLFSFDTRFLSRWVLTVDGQRLDALSRDDISHFETQFFLVPGTASHYVDADVSIIRYRSIDDSFNERITVLNHSAGPAEFVVRMDIDADFADTSEIRSPRPRQTTATAFPDEGVLRLRYQRDRFCREAVVSTTAPGHVDQGGITYRITVPPNGRWVTNLHVNMIVRGEGGRDVRASLETHRQRVHHDMRHDLRDWLDRAPRLVAERDVLADVYEDALTDLAALRYTPLSYPGRVPVGGLPWAMALYGRDAMITCLQTLPFTPELAPATLRLLALLQGGRLDDYHDEEPGKILGELRYGESAGFGEEPTALYYGAADTTPLFLVLLDEYERWSGDAALVRELQHPARMALDWIDEYGDLTGDGYLRYQRRNSRNGLVNQTWKNSPDAIVHRDGREPALPRATCELQGYAYDAKLRGARLAREFWGDPAYAHRLEREAAVLKERFNRDFWLPRRGYYALALEPDGTPVETLTSNIGHLLWSGIVEAERSAQVAEHLLGPEMFTGWGVRTLAEGQLPYNPVGAHVGAVWPSDNSLIAAGLRRYDHDDEAARVAAGVLAVAELLGGPVPEVIAGYPRELTGYPVQLPMAGRPQSWAAGALLMLLGTILGLRPCGDDLLVTPAVPQGFGRLELLDIPGRWGRADAYGRDRSARADGRRPRLR; from the coding sequence GTGAGGCAGGAACGCGTCCACGTCGTCGCCGGCAACGCCTTCGCGGCCAGTGACGCCCAGGGCGACATGGAGGTCGACCCGCGGGCGCCGGTCGGCCTCTTCTCGTTCGACACCCGGTTCCTGTCCCGCTGGGTGCTCACCGTCGACGGTCAGCGGCTGGACGCCCTGTCCCGGGACGACATCAGCCACTTCGAGACCCAGTTCTTCCTGGTCCCCGGCACGGCCAGCCACTACGTCGACGCGGACGTCTCGATCATCCGGTACCGCTCCATCGACGACAGCTTCAACGAGCGGATCACGGTGCTCAACCACTCCGCCGGCCCGGCTGAGTTCGTCGTCCGGATGGACATCGACGCCGACTTCGCCGACACCTCGGAGATCCGCAGCCCCCGACCCCGCCAGACGACCGCGACCGCCTTCCCCGACGAGGGAGTGCTCCGGCTGCGGTACCAGCGGGACCGGTTCTGCCGGGAGGCGGTGGTCTCCACCACCGCCCCGGGCCACGTCGACCAGGGTGGCATCACCTACCGGATCACCGTGCCCCCGAACGGGCGGTGGGTCACCAACCTGCACGTCAACATGATCGTCCGCGGCGAGGGCGGCCGGGACGTGCGGGCCAGCCTGGAGACGCACCGGCAGCGGGTGCACCATGACATGCGTCACGACCTGCGGGACTGGCTGGATCGGGCCCCGCGGCTGGTGGCCGAGCGCGACGTCCTGGCGGACGTCTACGAGGACGCGCTGACCGACCTGGCCGCGCTGCGCTACACGCCGCTGTCCTACCCCGGGCGGGTGCCGGTGGGCGGCCTGCCGTGGGCGATGGCGCTCTACGGCCGGGACGCCATGATCACCTGCCTGCAGACGCTGCCGTTCACCCCCGAACTGGCCCCGGCCACCCTGCGGCTGCTCGCCCTGCTCCAGGGCGGGCGACTCGACGACTACCACGACGAGGAGCCCGGCAAGATCCTCGGCGAGCTGCGCTACGGCGAGTCCGCCGGCTTCGGCGAGGAACCGACGGCGCTCTACTACGGCGCCGCCGACACCACGCCGCTCTTCCTTGTCCTGCTCGACGAGTACGAGCGCTGGTCCGGCGACGCCGCGCTGGTCCGGGAGCTGCAGCACCCGGCGCGGATGGCGCTGGACTGGATCGACGAGTACGGGGACCTGACCGGCGACGGCTACCTGCGCTACCAGCGGCGCAACTCGCGCAACGGGCTGGTCAACCAGACCTGGAAGAACTCGCCCGACGCGATCGTGCACCGCGACGGCCGCGAGCCCGCACTGCCCCGGGCGACCTGCGAACTGCAGGGGTACGCGTACGACGCGAAGCTGCGGGGCGCCCGGCTGGCGCGGGAGTTCTGGGGCGACCCGGCGTACGCCCACCGGCTGGAGCGGGAGGCGGCGGTGCTCAAGGAGCGGTTCAACCGGGACTTCTGGCTGCCCCGGCGCGGGTACTACGCGCTGGCGTTGGAGCCGGACGGCACCCCGGTGGAGACGCTCACCTCCAACATCGGTCACCTGCTGTGGAGCGGGATCGTCGAGGCGGAGCGGTCCGCGCAGGTCGCGGAGCACCTGCTCGGACCGGAGATGTTCACCGGGTGGGGCGTGCGGACGCTGGCCGAGGGGCAGCTGCCGTACAACCCGGTGGGGGCGCACGTCGGGGCGGTCTGGCCGTCGGACAACTCGCTGATCGCCGCCGGCCTGCGCCGCTACGACCACGACGACGAGGCGGCCCGGGTCGCGGCCGGCGTCCTGGCGGTCGCGGAACTGCTCGGCGGTCCGGTGCCCGAGGTGATCGCCGGCTACCCACGGGAGCTCACCGGGTACCCCGTCCAGCTGCCGATGGCGGGCCGCCCGCAGTCCTGGGCCGCCGGAGCGCTGCTGATGCTGTTGGGCACCATCCTCGGGCTGCGGCCCTGCGGGGACGATCTGCTGGTCACCCCGGCCGTGCCGCAGGGCTTCGGCCGGCTGGAGCTGCTGGACATCCCCGGTCGGTGGGGCCGCGCCGACGCGTACGGCCGGGACCGCTCGGCCCGCGCGGACGGGCGGCGTCCCCGGCTGCGCTGA
- a CDS encoding SCP2 sterol-binding domain-containing protein — MATSGAEFLERLSSRRRPHLPETLSGTIRLDLHDGGRTEHWYLTVHDQGVDVTRSPDDADLVVRADREVFDRLADGRTEVVQSLMRNEVTVQGEMRLLLALRRIFPGPADARHPRDVARESLGR; from the coding sequence ATGGCGACGTCGGGAGCGGAGTTCCTGGAGCGGCTGTCGTCGCGCCGCCGCCCGCACCTGCCCGAGACCTTGTCCGGCACGATCCGGCTCGACCTGCACGACGGGGGCCGCACGGAGCACTGGTACCTCACCGTGCACGACCAAGGTGTCGACGTGACCCGCTCGCCCGACGACGCCGACCTGGTGGTGCGGGCCGACCGGGAGGTCTTCGACCGGCTCGCCGACGGCCGGACGGAGGTGGTGCAGTCGTTGATGCGCAACGAGGTGACCGTGCAGGGCGAGATGCGGTTGCTGCTGGCCCTGCGGCGGATCTTCCCGGGCCCGGCCGACGCCCGGCACCCTCGCGACGTCGCCCGAGAGAGCCTGGGCCGGTGA
- a CDS encoding glycoside hydrolase family 88 protein, which translates to MRELDDPRVGRVLAALLAMQRQSWEQGVTGHALLDLGLDQQAVLLADAAVTRQHPDGRLGDVSGEDGAVNGAACGEALRHGVRAHPEERWSAALDRQLDWLLTRAPRAGDGTLFHLLGNRQVWADTVYMVVPLLALCGHPGPAAAQVDGHRRRLYDERSGLYAARWDEDRARLDHPQHWGTGNGWVVAGIARALRLRPDWPAGRREELAGHARTVLDACLTHRRPDRLFHDVLDDSGSFVEANVAQMLAYAALTGVADGWLPAAYRDVGRDLLAAATRQVDRHGLVRPVSGAPDFTRPGTSPEAQAFHLLAYAALRRAG; encoded by the coding sequence ATGCGTGAACTGGACGACCCCCGGGTGGGCCGGGTGCTCGCGGCGCTGCTGGCCATGCAGCGGCAGTCGTGGGAGCAGGGGGTGACCGGCCACGCGCTGCTCGACCTCGGGCTCGACCAGCAGGCGGTGCTGCTCGCCGACGCGGCGGTGACCCGTCAGCACCCGGACGGCCGGCTCGGCGACGTCTCCGGGGAGGACGGCGCGGTCAACGGCGCGGCGTGCGGGGAGGCGCTGCGGCACGGCGTCCGGGCGCACCCCGAGGAGCGCTGGTCGGCGGCGCTGGACCGGCAGCTCGACTGGCTGCTGACCCGGGCGCCCCGGGCCGGCGACGGCACCCTGTTCCACCTGCTCGGCAACCGGCAGGTCTGGGCGGACACGGTGTACATGGTGGTGCCGCTGCTCGCCCTCTGCGGGCATCCCGGACCGGCGGCGGCCCAGGTCGACGGGCACCGTCGCCGACTGTACGACGAGCGCAGCGGGCTCTACGCGGCGCGCTGGGACGAGGATCGGGCGCGGCTGGACCACCCGCAGCACTGGGGCACCGGCAACGGCTGGGTGGTCGCCGGCATCGCCCGGGCGCTGCGGCTGCGGCCCGACTGGCCGGCCGGCCGCCGCGAGGAGCTGGCCGGACACGCCCGGACGGTGCTCGACGCCTGCCTGACCCATCGGAGGCCGGACCGGCTCTTCCACGACGTGCTCGACGACTCCGGCAGTTTCGTCGAGGCCAACGTCGCGCAGATGCTGGCGTACGCGGCGCTGACCGGGGTCGCCGACGGCTGGCTGCCGGCCGCGTACCGGGACGTCGGGCGGGACCTGTTGGCCGCCGCTACCCGCCAGGTCGACCGGCACGGGTTGGTCCGGCCGGTCAGTGGCGCGCCGGACTTCACGCGCCCCGGCACCTCCCCCGAGGCGCAGGCGTTCCACCTGCTCGCGTACGCCGCCCTGCGCCGGGCCGGGTGA
- a CDS encoding mycothiol transferase, which yields MDVDDLLTEIYDRLPDLVRAAVDGLSPAELRRAPTAGGNPVGWLVWHLTRIQDHHVADLLGAEQVWTTGAWAARFGLDPDPNDTGYGHTPQRVASVRPESSRTLVDYHDAVAGRTRTFLAGLRPADLDRVVDEAWDPPVTLGVRLVSVADDGLQHAGQAGYVRGLLRAG from the coding sequence GTGGACGTGGACGACCTGCTGACCGAGATCTACGACCGGCTGCCCGACCTGGTGCGCGCGGCGGTGGACGGGCTGAGCCCGGCGGAGCTGCGCCGAGCGCCGACGGCCGGCGGCAACCCGGTCGGCTGGCTGGTCTGGCACCTGACCCGGATCCAGGACCACCATGTCGCCGACCTGCTCGGTGCGGAGCAGGTCTGGACCACCGGTGCCTGGGCCGCCCGGTTCGGCCTGGACCCCGACCCGAACGACACCGGCTACGGCCACACCCCGCAGCGGGTCGCCTCGGTACGCCCGGAGAGCTCCCGCACCCTGGTCGACTACCACGACGCGGTCGCGGGGCGTACCCGGACGTTCCTGGCCGGGCTGCGGCCGGCGGACCTGGACCGGGTGGTGGACGAGGCCTGGGACCCGCCGGTGACCCTCGGGGTACGACTGGTCAGCGTGGCCGACGACGGCCTCCAGCACGCCGGCCAGGCCGGCTACGTCCGGGGCCTGCTCCGCGCCGGCTGA
- a CDS encoding 2'-5' RNA ligase family protein: MVAALELYLDTDATRRIRVLWDALEAEGVQSMRSLLEQRHRPHVSLAVAPRLDPERVADALRGTVVAAPLRLGFDHAGQFVGRVLWLGVTPTVELLAHHALVHERLTRAGVTLSEQYRPGRWVPHCTLSMRVPNVLMAAAVRRCLEMLPLEATVVAAAVADHARDISHPLP; this comes from the coding sequence GTGGTCGCGGCGCTGGAGCTGTATCTGGACACCGACGCCACCCGTCGCATCCGGGTCCTCTGGGACGCGCTGGAGGCCGAGGGCGTACAGAGCATGCGCTCGCTGCTGGAGCAGCGGCACCGGCCGCACGTGTCCCTCGCCGTGGCGCCCCGCCTCGACCCGGAGCGGGTGGCCGACGCGCTGCGCGGGACGGTGGTCGCCGCGCCGCTGCGGTTGGGTTTCGACCACGCCGGCCAGTTCGTCGGCCGGGTGCTCTGGCTCGGCGTCACCCCCACCGTCGAGCTGCTGGCCCACCACGCCCTGGTGCACGAGCGGCTGACCCGGGCCGGGGTCACCCTGTCCGAGCAGTACCGGCCCGGGCGCTGGGTGCCGCACTGCACCCTGTCCATGCGGGTGCCGAACGTGCTGATGGCCGCCGCCGTCCGACGGTGCCTGGAGATGCTGCCCCTGGAGGCGACGGTGGTCGCCGCCGCCGTCGCCGACCACGCCCGCGACATCTCCCACCCCCTCCCCTGA
- a CDS encoding GNAT family N-acetyltransferase: protein MHGEQWERPPAATMDGRGTDGVRPDVPVTVRPLAPADWPPLWPMLRDMGVTDEPPEAHRARYLCLLADPRWVILGAEAGGDLLGYAAAQDNGPHLRGGDEHRTARLHDLYVRPELRRGGVGRSLLAAVREWAATRVRHLEWQAHHERAAPFYERLGHRGDPCPQPDHPTFQIHFDPPS, encoded by the coding sequence ATGCACGGTGAGCAGTGGGAACGGCCGCCGGCCGCCACGATGGACGGACGCGGGACCGACGGGGTGCGACCGGATGTGCCGGTCACCGTACGGCCGCTGGCCCCGGCGGACTGGCCGCCGCTGTGGCCGATGCTGCGCGACATGGGGGTCACCGACGAGCCGCCCGAGGCGCACCGGGCCCGGTACCTGTGCCTGCTCGCCGACCCGCGCTGGGTGATCCTCGGCGCGGAGGCCGGCGGTGACCTGCTCGGCTACGCCGCCGCCCAGGACAACGGCCCGCACCTGCGCGGCGGCGACGAGCACCGGACGGCCCGGCTGCACGACCTGTACGTCCGCCCGGAGCTGCGGCGGGGCGGGGTGGGCCGGTCGCTGCTGGCGGCGGTGCGCGAGTGGGCCGCCACCCGGGTGCGTCACCTGGAATGGCAGGCGCACCACGAGCGGGCCGCCCCCTTCTACGAGCGCCTGGGCCACCGGGGCGACCCGTGCCCCCAACCCGACCACCCCACTTTCCAGATCCACTTCGACCCACCCTCCTGA
- a CDS encoding MmcQ/YjbR family DNA-binding protein codes for MATWDDVRRLALALPETTERPSYDGAPAWRVRDKPFVWERPLRRADLDALGDTAPDGPILGARVPDLGAKQALLADDPTVYFTTPHFDGYPAVLVRLDRITVPELTELVLDAWYARAPKRLAAAHRTGEA; via the coding sequence GTGGCCACCTGGGACGACGTACGTCGGCTCGCGCTCGCCCTGCCCGAGACGACGGAGCGGCCGTCGTACGACGGCGCGCCGGCCTGGCGGGTACGCGACAAGCCGTTCGTGTGGGAGCGACCGCTGCGCCGGGCGGACCTGGACGCCCTGGGCGACACCGCTCCCGACGGTCCGATCCTCGGCGCGCGGGTGCCCGACCTGGGCGCCAAGCAGGCACTGCTCGCCGACGACCCGACGGTCTACTTCACCACCCCGCACTTCGACGGCTACCCCGCGGTGCTGGTCCGGTTGGACCGGATCACCGTGCCGGAGCTGACCGAACTGGTCCTGGACGCCTGGTACGCCCGCGCGCCGAAGCGCCTCGCCGCGGCCCACCGCACCGGCGAGGCGTAG
- a CDS encoding SRPBCC family protein: MLVRTTTLVRRPPEAVWPLLCDSRITSTPRCPVFRLGAPTPVECFLPAGPGAVGAPRQCVSDRGVVYQRITEWSPPARLAFRMERTDLGFGSCVSALSDTFELTPAAGGRATRLTRSTRVEVRGRFRWARALAVGIGLKAVHRFVFRDWRR; encoded by the coding sequence ATGCTGGTGCGGACCACGACCCTGGTACGCCGGCCGCCGGAGGCGGTCTGGCCGCTGCTCTGCGACTCGCGGATCACCTCGACGCCCCGCTGCCCGGTGTTCCGGCTCGGCGCGCCCACCCCGGTCGAGTGCTTCCTGCCGGCCGGGCCCGGTGCGGTGGGCGCGCCCCGGCAGTGCGTCTCCGATCGGGGCGTGGTGTACCAGCGGATCACCGAGTGGTCGCCGCCGGCCCGGCTGGCGTTCCGGATGGAGCGCACCGACCTGGGGTTCGGCTCGTGCGTCAGCGCGTTGAGCGACACCTTCGAGCTGACGCCGGCGGCCGGCGGCCGGGCGACCCGGCTCACCCGCAGCACCCGGGTCGAGGTGCGCGGTCGGTTCCGGTGGGCCCGGGCCCTGGCCGTCGGGATCGGGCTCAAGGCGGTGCACCGGTTCGTCTTCCGCGACTGGCGCCGCTGA
- a CDS encoding phenylalanine aminomutase (D-beta-phenylalanine forming), which translates to MEFTVAADQWVRLEQLEAAATHSVPVGLDDKVWQRVQTSRETLQRFVDEGRVIYGVNTSMGGFVDWLVPVTMAQQLQENLINAVATNVGPHLDDRTVRAIMLSRIVSLARGNSAISPANLEKLIAVYNAGVIPCVPEKGSLGTSGDLGPLAAIALACVGQWRARYRGETMPAAEALRLAGIEPMTLSFKEGLALINGTSGMVGLGGLVFAQASRLLETYLTVSALSVEGLRGMTKPFDPRVHELKPHKGQREIAARLWRTLQESTLAVNEQETEAVLAAEMGSSAKAGSQPIEDAYSIRCTPQILGPVLDSFVRIGETLEAELNSSNDNPLVVPDENDVFHNGHFHGQYVAMAMDHLVISLTTLTNLANRRIDRFLDKSNSNGLPAFLCRENPGLRLGLMGGQFMTASLTAETRALAVPMSVQSLTSTGDFQDIVSFGFVAARRAREVLANATYVVAFELLCAAQAVDIRGNEGLSPVTRELYERTRELVPYLDRDVTITDYVEAIATQILAAPPAYRSEVLL; encoded by the coding sequence GTGGAATTCACTGTGGCAGCCGACCAGTGGGTCCGGCTGGAGCAACTGGAGGCGGCGGCCACGCACTCGGTGCCGGTCGGCCTCGACGACAAGGTCTGGCAGCGCGTCCAGACCTCCCGGGAGACGCTGCAGCGTTTCGTCGACGAGGGCCGGGTGATCTACGGCGTCAACACCAGCATGGGCGGCTTCGTCGACTGGTTGGTGCCGGTCACCATGGCCCAGCAGCTCCAGGAGAACCTGATCAACGCGGTGGCCACCAACGTCGGGCCGCACCTGGACGACCGGACGGTCCGGGCGATCATGCTGTCCCGGATCGTGTCGCTGGCCCGGGGCAACTCGGCGATCTCGCCGGCGAACCTGGAGAAGCTGATCGCCGTGTACAACGCCGGGGTGATCCCGTGCGTGCCGGAGAAGGGGTCGCTGGGCACCAGCGGAGACCTCGGCCCGCTCGCCGCGATCGCGCTGGCCTGCGTCGGCCAGTGGCGGGCCCGCTACCGGGGCGAGACCATGCCCGCCGCGGAGGCGCTGCGGCTGGCCGGCATCGAGCCGATGACGCTCAGCTTCAAGGAGGGGCTGGCGCTGATCAACGGCACCTCCGGCATGGTCGGCCTGGGCGGCCTGGTCTTCGCCCAGGCCAGCCGGCTGCTGGAGACGTACCTGACGGTCTCGGCGCTGTCCGTGGAGGGGCTGCGCGGGATGACCAAGCCGTTCGACCCGCGGGTGCACGAGCTGAAGCCGCACAAGGGTCAGCGCGAGATCGCCGCCCGGCTCTGGCGCACCCTGCAGGAGTCCACCCTCGCGGTCAACGAGCAGGAGACCGAGGCGGTGCTCGCCGCCGAGATGGGCTCCTCGGCCAAGGCCGGCTCGCAGCCCATCGAGGACGCGTACTCGATCCGGTGCACACCGCAGATCCTCGGTCCGGTGCTGGACAGCTTCGTCCGGATCGGCGAGACGTTGGAGGCCGAACTCAACTCGTCCAACGACAACCCGCTGGTGGTGCCGGACGAGAACGACGTGTTCCACAACGGGCACTTCCACGGCCAGTACGTGGCGATGGCGATGGACCACCTGGTCATCTCGCTGACCACCCTGACCAACCTGGCCAACCGGCGGATCGACCGGTTCCTCGACAAGAGCAACAGCAACGGGCTGCCGGCCTTCCTGTGCCGGGAGAACCCGGGCCTGCGGCTCGGCCTGATGGGCGGGCAGTTCATGACCGCCTCGCTGACCGCCGAGACGCGGGCCCTGGCGGTGCCGATGTCCGTGCAGTCGCTGACCAGCACCGGCGACTTCCAGGACATCGTCTCGTTCGGCTTCGTGGCCGCCCGGCGGGCCCGCGAGGTGCTCGCCAACGCCACCTACGTGGTCGCCTTCGAGCTGCTCTGCGCCGCCCAGGCGGTCGACATCCGGGGCAACGAGGGGCTCTCCCCGGTCACCCGGGAGCTCTACGAGCGGACCCGCGAGCTGGTTCCCTACCTCGACCGGGACGTCACCATCACCGACTACGTCGAGGCGATCGCCACCCAGATCCTGGCCGCGCCGCCGGCGTACCGGTCGGAGGTCCTGCTGTGA
- a CDS encoding ACP S-malonyltransferase, with the protein MTGPAPDGAGATAVVFPGISPSSFTQVGRFLLINPEARRLTAQADEALGWSLVDRYRQAEGGYSESERVAFLVVCLALAYWAEDALEVRPDIVVGPSFGGTPAAVYAGALSFPDAVRLTVGWNRHLDEYFAHAHRDVVTQSFARTPRARLAEILGELDEAGEWYETACHVDDDFWMLSVRRHRLEWLQAAVRARGGLPLYTMSPPMHSAAFAPLRATVERELVAGLPFTDPRLPMVSDHDGAVLTRGEQVRRLLLDGIVRQVRWPGALETLRAHGVSRLCVSGPDGLWGRVDAARRPFDVLTLTPALALRPRPRQRTLVG; encoded by the coding sequence GTGACCGGCCCCGCGCCGGACGGCGCCGGCGCCACCGCCGTGGTCTTCCCCGGCATCAGCCCCAGCTCGTTCACGCAGGTCGGGCGCTTCCTGCTGATCAACCCGGAGGCGCGCCGGTTGACCGCGCAGGCCGACGAGGCGCTGGGTTGGTCGCTGGTGGACCGTTACCGGCAGGCCGAGGGGGGCTACTCGGAGAGCGAGCGGGTGGCGTTCCTGGTGGTCTGCCTGGCGCTGGCGTACTGGGCCGAGGACGCGCTGGAGGTCCGGCCCGACATCGTGGTCGGGCCGAGCTTCGGCGGCACGCCGGCCGCCGTCTACGCCGGGGCGCTCAGCTTCCCCGACGCGGTACGGCTCACCGTCGGCTGGAACCGGCACCTGGACGAATACTTCGCCCACGCCCACCGCGACGTGGTCACCCAGTCCTTCGCCCGGACGCCCCGGGCCCGGCTGGCGGAGATCCTCGGCGAGCTGGACGAGGCCGGCGAGTGGTACGAGACGGCCTGCCACGTCGACGACGACTTCTGGATGCTCTCGGTGCGCCGGCACCGCCTGGAGTGGCTCCAGGCGGCCGTGCGGGCGCGCGGCGGCCTGCCGCTGTACACGATGAGCCCGCCGATGCACTCGGCCGCCTTCGCCCCGCTGCGGGCGACGGTGGAGCGGGAGCTGGTGGCCGGGCTGCCGTTCACCGACCCCCGGCTGCCGATGGTCTCCGACCACGACGGCGCGGTGCTGACCCGGGGCGAGCAGGTGCGCCGGCTGCTGCTGGACGGGATCGTCCGGCAGGTGCGCTGGCCCGGAGCGCTGGAGACGCTGCGCGCCCACGGGGTGTCCCGGCTCTGCGTCTCCGGACCGGACGGGCTCTGGGGCCGGGTGGACGCGGCGCGGCGACCGTTCGACGTGCTGACCCTGACCCCGGCGCTCGCGTTGCGGCCCCGGCCGCGGCAGCGGACCCTGGTGGGATGA